One Apium graveolens cultivar Ventura unplaced genomic scaffold, ASM990537v1 ctg8090, whole genome shotgun sequence DNA window includes the following coding sequences:
- the LOC141704653 gene encoding geraniol 8-hydroxylase-like has protein sequence MCSFYNNHQTQMEYYLGLIASSLLFLIFVKYFLGLYAKTKLPPGPSGLLFLGNLLQIGPKPHRSLAKLAEQYGPLFTIQLGRVTNVVVSSAEMAEEVFRKHDAEFSGRSVPDAVAGGLQNHDLALPWISTGDQWRTIRRALSIYLTNPKKLDKLQGLRLKVVTQMVEHVKEISKTGQAVNIGKLAFTTALNQMSNTCFSEDVAHFNSDQDGNEFQNAVKTIMKVDGTMNFADYFPWLKIFDPQGIRRDAKAAYTWLDQLCEKFINQRLRHRESNFPPYGDLLDSFLDFRQENLVYFDVKHIKVLLMDLFIAGTETNSSTVEWAMTELILNPNTMHKLREELGESIAGKGSLEEAKILELPYLQSVLKETMRLHLVAPFLLPHKTVTSVKFKGYTIPKNTPIIINAWAIARNSGSWENPTHFNPERFLSSDIDYKGRYFSFLPFGSGRRICPGIRLAERVMSLMLMSLVAQFDWKLPNNMLPKDLDMDDTFGVTSQKAIPLLLVPSTRSN, from the exons ATGTGCAGTTTTTATAATAATCATCAAACTCAAATGGAATATTATCTTGGTTTAATTGCATCTTCTTTACTTTTCTTGATCtttgtaaaatattttttagGTCTATATGCTAAAACAAAACTTCCACCAGGGCCAAGTGGGCTTCTGTTTTTGGGTAACCTCTTGCAAATTGGTCCAAAACCACACAGATCATTAGCGAAACTGGCTGAACAATATGGCCCTCTCTTCACAATTCAGCTAGGCAGAGTCACAAATGTTGTGGTATCTTCAGCTGAAATGGCTGAGGAAGTTTTTCGAAAACATGATGCTGAATTCTCCGGGAGATCGGTGCCAGATGCTGTAGCTGGAGGACTTCAGAACCATGATCTTGCGTTGCCATGGATATCGACGGGAGATCAATGGAGAACGATACGTAGAGCGTTGAGCATCTATCTGACAAACCCTAAAAAACTAGACAAGTTACAAGGGCTTAGGTTAAAAGTTGTGACACAAATGGTTGAGCATGTTAAGGAGATTAGTAAAACAGGACAAGCTGTGAATATTGGAAAGTTGGCCTTTACGACAGCATTGAATCAGATGTCGAACACTTGTTTCTCAGAAGATGTGGCTCACTTTAACTCTGATCAAGATGGGAATGAGTTTCAGAATGCAGTCAAAACTATCATGAAGGTTGATGGGACGATGAATTTCGCGGACTATTTCCCTTGGCTGAAAATTTTTGATCCTCAAGGCATAAGGCGAGACGCTAAGGCTGCGTATACTTGGCTGGATCAACTGTGTGAAAAGTTCATTAATCAGCGGCTAAGGCATAGAGAATCTAATTTTCCGCCATATGGGGATCTCTTGGATTCATTTCTTGATTTTCGACAAGAAAATCTGGTCTATTTTGATGTCAAACACATCAAGGTCCTCTTAATG GATTTGTTCATTGCTGGAACTGAAACAAACTCAAGTACAGTCGAATGGGCGATGACTGAGCTGATACTCAATCCAAATACCATGCACAAGCTCCGCGAAGAACTCGGTGAAAGTATTGCAGGAAAAGGAAGCCTAGAAGAAGCTAAAATCCTGGAACTCCCATACTTACAGTCTGTTCTGAAAGAAACAATGAGGCTTCACCTAGTAGCACCATTTCTTCTTCCCCACAAAACAGTGACCTCTGTAAAATTCAAAGGCTATACAATTCCGAAGAACACTCCAATTATAATCAATGCTTGGGCCATTGCTCGAAATTCTGGTTCTTGGGAAAATCCTACTCATTTCAATCCGGAGAGGTTCTTGAGCTCTGATATCGACTACAAAGGTCGATATTTTAGTTTTTTACCATTCGGTTCAGGGCGCAGAATTTGCCCTGGGATTCGTCTAGCTGAGAGGGTCATGAGCTTGATGTTAATGTCACTGGTTGCACAATTTGATTGGAAGCTTCCAAATAACATGTTGCCAAAGGATTTGGACATGGATGATACTTTTGGAGTTACCTCACAAAAGGCTATCCCATTGCTTCTTGTTCCCTCAACTAGAAGTAACTAG
- the LOC141704659 gene encoding reticulon-like protein B9 yields the protein MPVSSSDSEEQATPSVHSLLGGGPVADVLLWRERKMSYTIIAAVTITWFLFEVVEYNLSTLLFHIFITTMLIIFNMVVVANIWFLEQRDAQSRNIVSRNTVSLRTILAYLAWYEFFRLFAMAVLSLWLLSLIGNYIGAINLLFYGTLSLGTLPFLYERYKKEVDHILDRKMGKIYKRLFLKK from the exons ATGCCAGTTTcttcatcagattctgaggaacaagCAACTCCATCAGTACATAGCCTACTCGGAGGAGGACCAG TTGCTGATGTGTTGTTATGGAGGGAAAGAAAGATGTCATACACAATCATTGCTGCAGTTACAATCACATGGTTTCTTTTTGAGGTTGTGGAGTACAATCTCAGCACTCTTCTTTTTCACATCTTCATCACTACCATGCTCATTATCTTCAATATGGTTGTAGTTGCAAACATATGGTTTCTTGAACAGAG GGATGCCCAGTCCCGGAATATTGTATCCCGGAACACCGTATCCCTTCGGACGATACTGGCCTATCTGGCCTGGTATGAGTTTTTCCGACTCTTTGCCATG GCAGTCCTTTCTCTCTGGCTACTGTCACTGATCGGAAACTACATAGGCGCCATAAATCTTCTCTTTTATG GCACTCTTTCTCTTGGAACACTGCCATTTTTATACGAGCGATACAAAAAAGAAGTAGATCATATTCTTGATAGAAAGATGGGGAAGATCTACAAGAGACTGTTCTTGAAAAAATAG
- the LOC141704656 gene encoding reticulon-like protein B9, whose product MPIFSSDSEDEVAPSSKLFSRERSVHTLLGGGQVADVLLWRDKKISSAILAAVTIIWFLFEVVEYNFITLLCHIFITSMLIIFIWSTAADLFNWAPPQIPKMVLQDSIFRDVASTFHIKFNKLLFQVIYIACGNDLKVFAMAVLLLWLVSLIGNYISSLNLLFLGILSLETLPFLYERYEKEVDYLVGKVYRRMRKIYRKFDSKVLDKIPRGPMNGKKAK is encoded by the exons ATGCCGATCTTTTCATCAGACTCAGAGGATGAAGTAGCTCCATCTTCAAAGTTGTTTAGTCGCGAAAGATCAGTACATACCCTACTAGGAGGAGGACAAG TTGCTGATGTGTTGTTATGGAGGGACAAGAAGATATCATCTGCAATCTTGGCTGCAGTTACAATAATTTGGTTCCTTTTCGAGGTTGTGGAGTACAATTTCATCACTCTCCTTTGTCACATCTTCATCACTTCCATGCTCATTATCTTCATCTGGTCCACTGCTGCAGATCTTTTTAATTG GGCTCCCCCGCAGATTCCAAAAATGGTCTTACAAGATTCGATTTTCAGAGACGTGGCTTCAACATTTCATATCAAATTTAACAAGTTGTTATTCCAAGTCATTTACATCGCCTGTGGAAATGATCTCAAAGTTTTTGCTATG GCAGTTCTTTTACTCTGGTTAGTTTCATTAATCGGAAACTATATAAGCTCCTTGAATCTCCTCTTTCTGG GTATTCTTTCTCTGGAAACTCTGCCATTTTTGTACGAACGATACGAGAAAGAAGTGGATTATCTTGTTGGTAAAGTGTATAGAAGGATGAGGAAGATCTACAGGAAGTTCGACTCGAAAGTTCTCGACAAGATACCGAGGGGACCGATGAATGGAAAGAAAGCCAAATGA